In the genome of Gloeotrichia echinulata CP02, one region contains:
- a CDS encoding PIN domain-containing protein, whose protein sequence is MAYLVDTNLLLRSVEPHHPMYGDTVNAISILAGAGIELFITSQNLVEFWRSATRPVERNGLGLTIAQAEAELQRLETFFPVLPDVPEIYPEWRRIVLQYRVMGVNVHDARLVAVMRVHGLTHILTFNTGDFTRYSGEITPIHPANVTP, encoded by the coding sequence GTGGCTTACCTTGTAGATACCAATTTGTTACTGAGAAGTGTTGAGCCACATCACCCCATGTATGGAGATACTGTAAATGCAATCTCTATTTTAGCAGGTGCAGGAATTGAGCTTTTTATCACATCCCAAAACTTAGTTGAGTTCTGGCGAAGTGCTACCCGTCCAGTAGAGAGAAATGGGTTAGGCTTAACTATAGCCCAAGCAGAAGCAGAGCTACAACGGTTAGAAACATTCTTTCCGGTACTGCCCGATGTGCCAGAGATTTATCCTGAATGGAGACGAATTGTTTTACAGTACAGGGTAATGGGTGTAAATGTCCACGATGCCCGTCTTGTTGCAGTAATGCGTGTTCATGGGCTAACTCATATCCTGACTTTTAATACTGGGGACTTTACTCGATACTCTGGTGAGATTACCCCTATACATCCAGCGAACGTTACACCTTAA
- a CDS encoding precorrin-8X methylmutase encodes MKTQHLTIKEFTAAVGGGITPRMVRHYHQLGLLPQPVRSPSNYRLYTEKDVIRLQRIVALKQQGFQLNHIRHILELEPDADTNKNLMTQLQQQYRAVMQQISQLRQTASALEGLLGRDQHCQNLQAEVLAQLKLLEVETQAEIGGLEALWSGLDAVVHTHPEAFGESLQRLLPDLSERSEIEQHLISQLILACGDVSLVSFIKLSKDAIAASRQALKSGCQIVVDIPTVAAALDQTRLAHLGCQIATLIDNPHITTATEAEFAFWSDDKWRAKLQFVTKDCILVIGYAPSVLLEACKAIKQQKIQPALVIAMPIGFSHAPAAKRLLMQQSIHFITISGTLGGGLLATTALNSLVESLIDKPDCHCYLNAASRQEAEGKRQ; translated from the coding sequence ATGAAAACTCAGCATCTGACTATTAAAGAATTCACGGCTGCTGTGGGAGGTGGTATCACTCCCCGGATGGTGCGACATTATCATCAATTAGGATTATTGCCGCAACCAGTGCGATCGCCTAGCAATTATCGTCTGTATACTGAGAAGGATGTCATCAGGTTGCAACGGATTGTCGCACTCAAACAGCAAGGATTTCAACTCAACCACATCCGCCACATCTTGGAGTTGGAACCAGACGCAGATACGAATAAAAATCTGATGACGCAACTACAGCAGCAATATCGGGCTGTAATGCAGCAAATTTCCCAACTGCGTCAAACAGCATCGGCGCTGGAAGGGTTATTAGGACGGGATCAACATTGTCAAAATCTCCAAGCTGAAGTATTGGCGCAACTCAAGTTACTCGAAGTCGAAACCCAAGCCGAAATTGGCGGACTCGAAGCATTGTGGAGTGGGTTAGATGCGGTAGTGCATACTCACCCAGAAGCCTTTGGTGAATCTTTGCAACGTTTACTACCTGACTTGTCTGAGCGTTCGGAAATTGAACAGCACCTAATTTCTCAGTTGATTTTAGCTTGTGGTGATGTAAGTTTGGTATCCTTTATCAAGTTGAGCAAAGACGCGATCGCCGCTAGTCGTCAAGCCCTCAAATCAGGCTGTCAAATTGTTGTCGATATTCCCACGGTCGCTGCTGCCCTAGATCAAACTAGATTAGCCCATTTGGGTTGTCAAATCGCCACCCTGATTGACAATCCCCACATCACCACCGCCACAGAAGCAGAATTTGCCTTTTGGTCGGATGATAAATGGCGAGCAAAATTACAATTTGTGACAAAAGATTGTATTTTGGTCATTGGTTATGCTCCTTCCGTGTTATTAGAAGCTTGCAAAGCCATCAAGCAGCAAAAAATTCAACCCGCCCTAGTTATTGCTATGCCCATTGGCTTTAGTCATGCACCCGCAGCCAAAAGATTATTGATGCAACAAAGTATACATTTTATCACAATTTCTGGGACATTGGGTGGTGGTTTATTAGCTACTACTGCTTTGAATTCCCTCGTTGAGTCCCTAATTGATAAGCCAGATTGTCATTGTTATTTGAATGCGGCTTCAAGGCAAGAGGCAGAAGGTAAAAGGCAATAA
- a CDS encoding DUF4912 domain-containing protein — protein MWQQQKKDSSIVSLALLLALATIPTAGHMFVSTSVWAQSPTATSFPLPQTVENGTIIRIDGSSSLATINQNLKESFEKQFSGTKVEVATNGTDAALQALQDGKIDIAAIGRGLTKEEKARGLELVRLRREKIAIIVGADNPFQGSLTTRQFAKIFRGEITNWSQVGGPDQQIRLIDRPATSETRNTFRNYPVFKTADFATGANATQIAEDNTTEIVKQLGKDGISYAVANQVSKLPGVRVVQLHQTLANNPRYPFSQPLVYAYKKNPSKGTAGFIGFAIAQPGKQAIESARVAEATAIANTGSQLLAVTTIATPTTEATTATIATPTTEATTAAIATPTTEATTAAIATPTTEATTAAIATPTTEATTAATPASSEQPANNNPSNPAETWLWWLLLPIALIAGLLWWFRGRGSTEPTDNEPESTPNPSPPAEANSIAPPDTSIASPITEATSHEAQIESTASTPSNITSTGAAVAGGAALAGAAIWSTVSGTGAESEPANDTAIRDSVAVNPPESAENAWDIEAPAAVVNTSYPQLSDVTPDVELPTVEATTIPELPEVTSDVELPTVEATAIPELPEVTADVELPTVEATEIPELPEVTSDVELPTVEATTIPELPEVTADVESPTVENPEQPQTESNWLENITSTGGATLAAGAALAAGAGTVIWSSISGKGTDSQNGEEVNTSIQLPEVTADVELPTVEATTIPELPEVTADVELPTAEATTIPELPELTADVELPTVEATTIPELPEVTADVELPTVEATTIPELPEVTADVELPTVEATTIPELPDVTPDVELPTVENPEQPQTQSNWLENITSTGGATLAAGAALAAGAGTVIWSSISGKGTDSQNGEEVNTSAQLPEVTADVELPTVEATTIPELPEVTADVELPTVEATTIPELPEVTADVELPTVEATTIPELPEVTADVELPTVEATEIPELPDVTPDVELPTVEATTIPELPEVTADVELPTVEATTIPELPEVTADVELPTVENPEQPQTESNWLENITSTGGATLAAGAALAAGAGTVIWSSISGKGTDSQNGEEVNTLAQLPELTADVELPTVEATTIPELPEVTADVELPTVEATEIPELPEVTADVELPTVEATTIPELPELTADVELPTVEATTIPELPEVTADVELPTVEATTIPELPEVTADVELPTVEATTIPELPEVTSDVELPTVEATIIPELPEVPDVELNAVADEAESTGNFTEEDITEIPSNQPEETTEDDRGINPVTIAGGAALAAGVGIAAWANIDGIQESLESEVQTHNQGDNAPVVSHETADYPNASIILRPHTPKWAYASWEISEIQKEALQNADIYQLTLRLYDVNEIDLSYQSPHLVEEYEVEETTQDRFVAIPTSDRDYIAEIGYVTDDEQWLTIARSATVRVFSNAHLEEETADTLDANAQSSIILTPRTPKWAYASWEIADTEKAALRNAQISQLALRLYDITDIDLSYQSPHLVQQYEVEEITQDRFVAIPTSDRDYIAEIGYLTDEEHWVLIARSATVRVFSRPHTDFWFVADAELIIHGATTPDANVTIAGQSIKLKPDGTFHLRVPFSQSLIEYLITAAAADGQQARTIHKKFSQETPED, from the coding sequence ATGTGGCAACAACAAAAAAAAGATAGTTCGATAGTCAGTCTGGCATTATTGCTGGCCTTAGCTACTATACCTACGGCAGGACATATGTTTGTGTCAACATCTGTGTGGGCACAATCACCGACGGCTACCTCGTTCCCTCTACCACAAACAGTAGAGAATGGGACTATAATACGGATCGATGGTTCCAGTAGCTTGGCAACAATCAACCAAAACCTCAAGGAAAGCTTTGAGAAGCAGTTCTCTGGGACAAAGGTAGAAGTAGCAACTAACGGGACTGATGCAGCACTGCAAGCTTTGCAAGACGGGAAAATCGATATAGCGGCGATTGGTCGTGGCTTGACCAAAGAAGAAAAAGCACGAGGACTGGAACTAGTGCGTTTGCGCCGAGAAAAGATCGCGATCATCGTTGGTGCAGACAATCCATTCCAGGGAAGCTTGACTACTAGACAATTCGCCAAGATTTTCCGGGGAGAAATTACCAATTGGTCGCAAGTGGGAGGTCCAGATCAGCAGATTCGGCTGATTGATCGCCCAGCAACCAGTGAAACGCGCAATACTTTTCGTAACTACCCAGTCTTCAAGACTGCTGACTTTGCCACAGGCGCTAATGCTACCCAAATAGCTGAGGATAATACCACAGAAATCGTCAAACAGCTAGGTAAAGACGGTATTAGTTATGCGGTAGCTAATCAGGTGTCGAAGTTACCAGGTGTGCGAGTAGTCCAGTTACATCAAACTCTGGCAAACAATCCCAGATATCCTTTCTCCCAACCTTTAGTTTACGCTTACAAGAAAAATCCTAGTAAAGGTACAGCAGGTTTTATCGGCTTCGCGATCGCACAACCAGGAAAGCAAGCAATAGAATCAGCTAGGGTCGCTGAAGCAACGGCGATCGCCAACACGGGATCACAACTATTAGCCGTCACTACGATCGCCACACCCACAACTGAGGCGACAACGGCTACGATCGCCACACCGACAACTGAGGCGACAACGGCTGCGATCGCTACACCGACAACTGAGGCGACAACGGCTGCGATCGCCACACCCACAACTGAGGCGACAACCGCTGCGATCGCCACACCCACAACTGAGGCGACAACGGCTGCGACCCCAGCTTCTAGCGAACAACCAGCAAACAACAATCCCAGTAACCCAGCCGAAACATGGTTGTGGTGGCTATTATTGCCCATAGCGCTGATTGCTGGATTATTATGGTGGTTCCGAGGAAGAGGCTCTACTGAACCAACAGATAACGAGCCAGAATCAACTCCCAATCCCTCCCCCCCAGCCGAAGCTAATTCAATCGCACCGCCAGATACCAGCATTGCTTCCCCCATTACTGAAGCAACATCCCATGAGGCGCAAATTGAAAGTACAGCCTCAACCCCATCCAACATTACCTCAACAGGTGCAGCTGTAGCGGGTGGTGCAGCCCTAGCCGGAGCAGCAATTTGGTCTACGGTTTCCGGTACAGGAGCAGAGTCTGAACCAGCTAATGATACAGCTATTAGGGATTCAGTTGCAGTAAATCCTCCTGAATCAGCCGAAAATGCTTGGGATATAGAAGCACCGGCGGCGGTTGTCAATACTTCCTATCCGCAACTGTCAGATGTCACCCCAGATGTGGAATTACCCACAGTTGAAGCTACCACAATTCCTGAATTGCCAGAGGTAACATCAGATGTAGAATTGCCTACAGTTGAAGCCACTGCAATTCCTGAATTGCCAGAAGTGACAGCAGATGTAGAATTGCCTACAGTTGAAGCTACTGAAATTCCTGAATTGCCAGAGGTAACATCAGATGTAGAATTGCCTACAGTTGAAGCTACCACAATTCCTGAATTGCCAGAGGTGACAGCAGATGTGGAATCACCCACGGTAGAGAACCCAGAACAACCGCAGACAGAATCCAACTGGCTAGAGAATATCACCTCAACTGGAGGAGCAACCTTAGCCGCAGGTGCAGCCTTAGCCGCAGGCGCCGGAACGGTCATCTGGTCTAGCATCTCCGGCAAAGGAACGGATTCACAAAATGGCGAAGAAGTCAATACATCGATTCAATTGCCAGAAGTGACAGCAGATGTGGAATTACCCACAGTTGAAGCTACCACAATTCCTGAATTGCCAGAAGTGACAGCAGATGTAGAATTGCCTACAGCCGAAGCTACCACAATTCCCGAATTGCCAGAACTGACAGCAGATGTGGAATTACCCACAGTTGAAGCTACCACAATTCCCGAATTGCCAGAAGTGACAGCAGATGTGGAATTACCCACAGTTGAAGCTACCACAATTCCCGAATTGCCAGAAGTGACAGCAGATGTGGAATTACCCACAGTTGAAGCTACCACAATTCCCGAATTGCCAGATGTCACCCCAGATGTGGAATTACCCACGGTAGAGAACCCAGAACAACCGCAGACACAATCCAACTGGCTAGAGAATATCACCTCAACTGGAGGAGCAACCTTAGCCGCAGGTGCAGCCTTAGCCGCAGGCGCCGGAACGGTCATCTGGTCTAGCATCTCCGGCAAAGGAACGGACTCACAAAATGGCGAAGAAGTCAATACATCGGCTCAATTGCCAGAGGTGACAGCAGATGTGGAATTACCCACAGTTGAAGCTACCACAATTCCTGAATTGCCAGAGGTGACAGCAGATGTGGAATTACCTACAGTTGAAGCTACCACAATTCCCGAATTGCCAGAGGTGACAGCAGATGTGGAATTACCCACAGTTGAAGCTACCACAATTCCCGAATTGCCAGAGGTGACAGCAGATGTGGAATTACCCACAGTTGAAGCTACTGAAATTCCCGAATTGCCAGATGTCACCCCAGATGTGGAATTACCCACAGTTGAAGCTACCACAATTCCCGAATTGCCAGAGGTGACAGCAGACGTGGAATTACCCACAGTTGAAGCTACCACAATTCCCGAATTGCCAGAAGTGACAGCAGATGTGGAATTACCCACGGTAGAGAACCCAGAACAACCGCAGACAGAATCCAACTGGCTAGAAAATATCACCTCAACTGGAGGAGCAACCTTAGCCGCAGGTGCAGCCTTAGCCGCAGGCGCCGGAACGGTCATCTGGTCTAGCATCTCCGGCAAAGGAACGGATTCACAAAATGGCGAAGAAGTCAATACATTGGCTCAATTGCCAGAACTGACAGCAGATGTGGAATTACCCACAGTTGAAGCTACCACAATTCCCGAATTGCCAGAAGTGACAGCAGATGTGGAATTACCCACAGTTGAAGCTACTGAAATTCCTGAATTGCCAGAAGTGACAGCAGATGTGGAATTACCCACAGTTGAAGCTACCACAATTCCTGAATTGCCAGAACTGACAGCAGATGTGGAATTGCCTACAGTTGAAGCTACCACAATTCCCGAATTGCCAGAAGTGACAGCAGATGTGGAATTACCCACAGTTGAAGCTACCACAATTCCCGAATTGCCAGAAGTGACAGCAGATGTGGAATTACCCACAGTTGAAGCTACCACAATTCCCGAATTGCCAGAGGTAACATCAGATGTAGAATTACCCACAGTTGAAGCTACCATAATTCCTGAATTGCCAGAAGTACCAGATGTAGAATTAAATGCAGTAGCAGATGAAGCTGAATCAACTGGCAATTTTACGGAGGAAGATATCACCGAAATCCCCTCTAATCAGCCAGAAGAGACAACAGAAGATGATAGGGGTATCAACCCAGTAACTATAGCAGGCGGTGCAGCCTTAGCAGCAGGTGTAGGGATTGCAGCCTGGGCGAACATTGATGGTATTCAGGAATCTCTGGAATCGGAAGTACAAACTCATAACCAGGGTGACAATGCACCAGTAGTTAGCCACGAAACGGCTGATTACCCAAATGCAAGTATTATCCTCAGACCCCACACTCCCAAATGGGCTTATGCATCGTGGGAAATTTCTGAGATTCAGAAGGAAGCATTGCAGAATGCAGATATATATCAATTAACACTGCGTCTGTATGATGTAAACGAAATTGATCTCAGCTATCAGAGTCCCCACCTTGTCGAGGAGTATGAAGTTGAGGAAACAACACAAGATCGGTTTGTCGCCATTCCCACAAGCGATCGCGACTACATAGCCGAAATTGGCTACGTCACTGATGACGAACAGTGGCTGACCATCGCCCGTTCGGCTACTGTTCGAGTTTTCAGCAATGCCCACCTAGAGGAAGAAACTGCTGATACACTAGATGCTAATGCTCAAAGCAGTATTATTCTCACACCCCGCACTCCCAAATGGGCTTATGCATCGTGGGAAATTGCCGACACTGAAAAAGCAGCCTTGCGGAATGCTCAAATATCCCAATTGGCATTGAGGCTGTATGATATCACAGATATTGATCTCAGCTATCAGAGTCCCCATCTGGTACAACAGTATGAAGTCGAGGAAATCACACAAGATCGGTTTGTCGCCATTCCCACAAGCGATCGCGACTACATAGCCGAAATTGGCTACCTCACTGATGAGGAACACTGGGTTTTAATCGCCCGTTCAGCGACTGTTCGCGTTTTTAGCCGTCCCCACACAGATTTCTGGTTTGTGGCTGATGCAGAGCTAATTATCCACGGAGCAACTACCCCAGATGCAAACGTCACCATTGCCGGTCAGTCCATCAAACTGAAGCCAGATGGTACTTTCCATTTGCGTGTTCCATTTTCCCAAAGCTTAATTGAATATCTCATCACCGCAGCTGCTGCTGATGGACAACAAGCTAGAACTATCCATAAAAAGTTCTCTCAGGAAACTCCAGAAGACTAG
- a CDS encoding AAA-like domain-containing protein has product MGSSSVKNPIYARVFNLDWINQNLAEQVANSKIVSTKSTLMFTGIGGSQDDTSKIIQQDWEQMRHYCQQFGGKFLKSFDDGLLFSFESAKTAVNSAIEIQKNLAIAATNLPQSDRLVHKIGIHLGEVSIRDDDVLVQGVNLVVQVHTKAEPGGICLTQTVYEQVKHHLQVNALNLGQHSFKDISEAVYLYHISSYRFVSIKNTVNSVNFPSYPSGAVPLDSPFYIERSAVETQIREEIKKPGALVRIKAPREMGKTSLLLRTLDYASRQGYHTVSLNLEQIDDVILNDLQRFLRWLCANVTYQLKLEVKLDDYWDEEIGSKISCSLYFRNHILKQIDAPVLLSLDEVQCIFEHPLVAKDVLPLFRSWYEDAKREPIWQKLRLIIVHSTEIYVPLQLKQSPFNVGLPIELNNFNLEQVQQLAQRYGLNWTDGQEATQLMTLVEGHPALVHMAIYHLSRGEITFAQFLDTAATSSGIYSSHLQRYQVILQEQPELAKALDTVINAPEPISLDSLMTYKLSRMGLIKQLRHKVIPTCELYRQYFRAL; this is encoded by the coding sequence GTGGGTAGTTCATCAGTCAAGAACCCAATCTACGCTAGAGTCTTCAATTTGGATTGGATAAATCAAAACTTAGCAGAACAAGTTGCAAATTCCAAGATAGTTTCTACCAAATCTACCCTGATGTTTACAGGGATAGGAGGTTCTCAAGACGATACCTCTAAGATTATACAGCAAGACTGGGAACAGATGCGTCACTATTGCCAACAATTTGGCGGAAAATTTCTCAAGTCTTTCGACGATGGATTATTATTTTCCTTTGAGAGTGCTAAAACTGCAGTTAACAGTGCGATAGAGATACAAAAAAACCTAGCGATCGCTGCCACTAATTTGCCACAATCAGATAGACTGGTGCATAAAATTGGCATTCACCTGGGAGAGGTATCTATCAGAGACGATGATGTTTTAGTCCAAGGGGTAAACTTGGTGGTACAAGTCCACACAAAGGCTGAACCCGGAGGAATTTGCTTAACTCAAACCGTCTACGAGCAAGTTAAACATCACTTACAGGTAAATGCTCTTAATTTGGGGCAGCACAGCTTCAAAGATATTTCAGAAGCTGTCTATTTATACCACATTAGCTCCTATCGTTTTGTGTCTATCAAAAATACTGTCAACTCCGTTAATTTCCCTTCTTACCCAAGTGGCGCAGTTCCCCTCGATTCGCCTTTTTATATAGAACGATCTGCGGTGGAAACACAAATTAGAGAAGAAATCAAAAAACCAGGTGCTTTAGTCCGGATTAAAGCACCGAGAGAAATGGGTAAAACTTCTTTACTATTAAGAACCTTAGATTATGCCTCGCGCCAAGGCTACCACACTGTAAGTTTAAATCTAGAGCAAATTGACGATGTAATTTTGAACGATTTGCAGCGATTTTTGCGCTGGCTGTGTGCCAATGTTACCTATCAACTTAAGTTAGAAGTTAAGTTAGATGATTATTGGGATGAAGAGATCGGCAGCAAAATTAGTTGTTCCCTCTATTTTCGCAACCATATATTAAAGCAAATTGATGCTCCTGTGCTATTATCACTAGATGAAGTCCAATGTATTTTTGAGCATCCTTTGGTAGCGAAAGATGTCTTACCTTTGTTTCGTTCGTGGTATGAGGACGCTAAGAGAGAACCAATCTGGCAAAAGTTACGGCTGATTATAGTTCACTCAACAGAAATTTATGTACCTCTGCAGTTAAAGCAATCTCCATTTAATGTCGGGCTACCCATAGAGTTAAATAATTTCAATCTAGAGCAGGTACAGCAGTTAGCTCAACGCTATGGACTCAACTGGACTGATGGACAGGAAGCTACACAACTGATGACTCTGGTAGAAGGACATCCAGCATTGGTACATATGGCTATTTATCATCTCAGTCGGGGCGAAATTACCTTTGCTCAATTCCTCGATACAGCAGCTACATCAAGCGGAATTTATTCTTCTCATTTGCAGCGTTATCAAGTAATATTGCAAGAACAACCTGAATTAGCAAAAGCATTAGATACCGTCATCAATGCTCCAGAACCGATATCATTAGATTCGCTGATGACGTATAAACTCAGCCGTATGGGGCTGATTAAACAGTTAAGACATAAAGTGATACCAACCTGTGAATTATATCGGCAGTATTTTAGAGCTTTGTAG
- a CDS encoding HEAT repeat domain-containing protein, whose product MRSAAVFALADNYKDDPDTKTWLQHLATQDNHASVRSAVVFALANNFKDDPDTKTWLQHRATADDHWRVRRTAVEALGKYFQYQPELFDIYYNCAVNDPFQRQKKWETNPRRVALEIIIKQFPQHPQTLPLLRDKAENDPDEVVREYAQKKLREWENK is encoded by the coding sequence GTGCGAAGTGCTGCAGTCTTTGCATTAGCCGACAACTACAAAGATGACCCCGACACCAAAACCTGGCTCCAACACCTCGCTACCCAGGATAATCATGCCAGTGTGCGAAGTGCTGTAGTCTTTGCATTAGCCAATAATTTCAAAGATGACCCCGACACCAAAACCTGGCTCCAACACCGCGCCACGGCTGATGATCACTGGCGTGTGCGACGTACAGCGGTGGAAGCATTAGGCAAATATTTCCAATATCAGCCGGAGTTGTTTGATATCTACTATAACTGTGCTGTCAATGACCCCTTTCAGCGTCAAAAAAAATGGGAAACAAACCCTCGCCGTGTTGCGCTAGAGATAATTATCAAGCAATTTCCGCAGCATCCCCAAACTTTACCACTGCTGCGCGATAAAGCAGAAAATGACCCAGATGAGGTAGTGCGGGAGTATGCACAGAAAAAGTTGAGGGAGTGGGAGAATAAATAG
- a CDS encoding heavy metal translocating P-type ATPase, which produces MLYPQRITQFTKEHSDVFAALLCGLLLFLGWFALHLGALGWALLLMSAAYVIGGYESAKEGLTTLFEEKELDVDLLMIVAALGAATLGLWRREYNLIIDGAILILIFAISGALEGYAMRHTERSIRSLMSLTPDTATVLRQGGEEVIPIQQLEVGDEIVVKPGELIPTDAVIISGFSTINQAAITGESLPVEKTVGAEVFAGTLNGYGALKLQVHKPAASSLIQRVIRLVEEAQTEAPPSQEFIEKFERGYARVIVVTGILLAILPPFLWGWDWEVTIYRALTFLVVASPCALMAAIMPTLLSGIANGAGQGILFKNGAQLEKMGKVRAIAFDKTGTLTTGNLQVSQVIGHGEYSQFDVLKAAASLEVNSEHPIGKAIVEAATDLDWLRASEVQAIPGQGIVGIAENQKLIVGNAAFVQGYVQLPAELGELAQSLEMQGKTVVWVAKEGLCVMGVIGIADMVRGEAAATIKRLRKLGVEEIVMITGDNQRTAYSVAEAVGIKQVYAELLPEDKLGVIRSLQQKYHTVAMVGDGINDAPALAQASVGIAMGVAGSDVALETADIVLMADKLEKIAVAMHLGRRSHGIVKQNIVVALGFIVLLLCGNFLGNINLPLGVIGHEGSTVLVTLSGLRLLK; this is translated from the coding sequence ATGCTCTACCCCCAACGTATCACCCAATTCACCAAAGAACATAGCGATGTTTTCGCCGCCCTCCTCTGTGGGCTATTATTATTTCTCGGATGGTTCGCTTTACATCTTGGCGCTTTGGGATGGGCGTTACTGCTGATGAGCGCGGCTTATGTTATCGGCGGTTACGAAAGTGCGAAGGAGGGTCTGACGACTCTGTTTGAGGAAAAGGAACTGGATGTAGATTTGTTAATGATTGTAGCAGCACTGGGGGCGGCGACTCTGGGCTTATGGCGTCGAGAATATAATTTAATTATTGATGGAGCAATTTTGATTCTCATCTTTGCGATTAGTGGCGCATTGGAAGGTTACGCGATGCGGCACACTGAAAGGAGTATTCGCAGTTTGATGAGTCTTACCCCAGATACTGCCACGGTGCTGCGTCAGGGTGGAGAAGAGGTAATTCCCATTCAGCAGCTAGAGGTGGGGGATGAAATTGTCGTTAAGCCTGGGGAGTTGATTCCCACTGACGCCGTGATTATATCAGGTTTTAGTACCATTAATCAAGCGGCGATTACTGGGGAATCTTTACCTGTGGAGAAGACGGTGGGGGCGGAAGTATTTGCTGGCACACTTAATGGCTATGGCGCACTGAAGCTTCAGGTACATAAACCAGCGGCTAGCAGTTTGATTCAGCGGGTGATTCGCTTGGTGGAAGAGGCTCAGACAGAAGCGCCGCCTTCTCAAGAGTTTATCGAGAAATTTGAACGTGGTTATGCACGGGTAATTGTTGTCACTGGGATATTGCTGGCAATTTTACCACCATTTCTTTGGGGTTGGGATTGGGAAGTGACGATTTATCGGGCGTTGACTTTTTTGGTGGTGGCTTCTCCTTGTGCGTTGATGGCGGCGATTATGCCTACACTACTGTCGGGAATTGCTAATGGTGCTGGACAGGGGATTTTGTTTAAGAATGGTGCCCAATTGGAGAAGATGGGCAAAGTGCGGGCGATCGCCTTTGATAAAACGGGTACGCTGACTACAGGAAATCTCCAGGTTTCTCAGGTAATAGGTCATGGTGAATACTCGCAATTTGATGTATTAAAAGCCGCAGCATCTTTGGAGGTAAATTCTGAGCATCCCATCGGTAAGGCAATTGTCGAGGCGGCTACTGATTTAGATTGGCTACGTGCATCTGAGGTACAGGCAATACCTGGGCAAGGAATTGTGGGGATTGCGGAAAACCAGAAGTTAATTGTGGGGAATGCAGCTTTTGTTCAGGGATATGTGCAGCTACCCGCAGAATTGGGGGAATTGGCGCAATCCTTGGAGATGCAGGGGAAGACTGTGGTTTGGGTAGCGAAGGAGGGGTTATGTGTGATGGGTGTGATAGGGATTGCAGATATGGTGCGGGGGGAGGCGGCTGCAACAATTAAACGGTTGCGAAAGCTGGGCGTTGAGGAAATTGTGATGATTACAGGGGATAATCAGCGGACTGCTTACAGTGTCGCCGAGGCGGTGGGGATTAAGCAGGTGTATGCTGAATTATTGCCGGAAGATAAGCTGGGTGTGATTCGGAGTTTACAGCAAAAGTATCACACAGTGGCAATGGTGGGGGATGGGATTAATGATGCACCAGCCTTGGCGCAGGCTTCTGTGGGGATTGCAATGGGTGTAGCGGGTAGCGATGTGGCATTAGAAACCGCTGATATTGTGCTGATGGCTGATAAACTGGAGAAGATTGCCGTGGCGATGCATTTAGGTAGGCGATCGCATGGCATTGTCAAGCAGAATATAGTTGTCGCCTTGGGCTTTATTGTCTTGTTGCTGTGTGGCAATTTTTTGGGGAATATTAATTTACCCCTGGGTGTAATTGGACATGAAGGTTCCACTGTGTTGGTGACTCTTAGTGGGTTAAGATTGCTGAAGTAG